From Topomyia yanbarensis strain Yona2022 chromosome 1, ASM3024719v1, whole genome shotgun sequence, one genomic window encodes:
- the LOC131676277 gene encoding myosin regulatory light chain, striated adductor muscle: MPNESLEFLKDLNQPKVYELKKAFCLFDLDGDGIISEQDLRNTFLTLGLEKHDAEISKMFDGVVQPLNLDVFLLLVLQRANGLAPMDVMVNAFRHWDKPNTGFIDKEKFMFDIMNYGDRFTPDEADQALEDAVVTRGPQMNRDGQLVEKFDYLDFAENISGFQKTEHN, translated from the exons ATGCCAAACGAGAGCCTGGAGTTCCTGAAGGATCTGAACCAGCCGAAGGTGTACGAGCTGAAGAAGGCATTCTGCCTGTTCGATCTGGACGGGGATGGGATCATCAGCGAGCAGGATCTGCGGAATACCTTTCTGACGCTGGGACTGGAAAAGCACGATGCCGAGATTAGCAAGATGTTCGATGGC GTAGTGCAACCCCTTAACTTGGACGTATTTTTGCTACTCGTTCTTCAGCGGGCGAATGGCCTTGCCCCGATGGATGTGATGGTGAACGCCTTTCGCCATTGGGACAAACCCAACACCGGATTCATCGATAAGGAAAA ATTCATGTTCGACATTATGAACTACGGCGATCGGTTCACACCGGACGAGGCTGACCAGGCACTCGAAGATGCCGTCGTAACTCGCGGGCCCCAGATGAACCGGGACGGGCAGCTGGTGGAGAAGTTCGACTATTTGGACTTTGCGGAAAACATTTCCGGCTTCCAGAAGACGGAACACAActag
- the LOC131677296 gene encoding serine protease easter-like, translating into MKFSAATLLLFIVGAVHQVGVADASGNDIKTPLNPAKLALLPKECGVSKLGKTVNSTKSLAFEYPWLALVRYTKSRRPATCLGSLINRRYVLSVTGCMRKTKRDPDFIRLGEQSETTERDCNVLTDHKTGYELRDCTGPVLDIGIESIITHPDFDQPMYTNDLALLRMVREVEYNDYIRPICLPTTPELLANIPRYLVMPAWELDMNAPNHYVGELQKYFVENTDLDTCQRQFEKAGFAPEFDDDRFCAQQLGPNYVCSRVPGAPIGTEVDIGGTLRFVEFAMAKFSPLNCTLRETVPMISMRIPKYMKWITDNLEA; encoded by the exons ATGAAGTTTTCTGCAGCAACACTGCTGCTGTTCATCGTCGGGGCTGTCCATCAAGTGGGCGTTGCCGATGCCTCCGGTAACGACATAAAGACACCCCTGAACCCAGCCAAGCTAGCGCTGCTACCGAAGGAATGTGGCGTCTCGAAGTTGGGTAAAACCGTTAACAGTACCAAGAGTCTCGCGTTCGAGTACCCCTGGCTGGCGCTGGTCCGGTACACGAAGTCACGGCGTCCGGCAACCTGTCTGGGCTCGCTGATCAACCGACGCTACGTGCTCTCGGTTACTGGTTGCATGAGGAAGACCAAACGGGATCC TGATTTCATTCGTTTGGGAGAACAATCGGAAACCACGGAACGTGATTGCAACGTTCTGACGGATCACAAAACCGGATACGAACTTCGGGACTGTACCGGACCGGTTCTTGACATCGGAATCGAATCCATCATCACCCATCCGGACTTCGATCAGCCGATGTACACCAACGATCTGGCGCTGCTTCGTATGGTCCGAGAGGTCGAGTACAACGATTACATTCGGCCGATCTGTCTACCGACGACACCGGAGTTGCTTGCCAACATTCCGCGCTACCTGGTCATGCCCGCCTGGGAGTTGGATATGAACGCTCCGAACCATTACGTCGGTGAGCTGCAGAAGTACTTCGTGGAGAACACCGATCTGGACACCTGCCAGCGTCAGTTCGAAAAGGCCGGGTTCGCTCCGGAGTTCGACGACGATCGGTTCTGTGCTCAGCAGCTCGGACCGAATTACGTGTGCAGCCGGGTACCGGGGGCACCCATCGGAACCGAGGTCGACATCGGTGGAACCTTGCGGTTCGTGGAATTTGCAATGGCCAAGTTTTCCCCGTTAAACTGCACGCTGCGTGAAACGGTGCCGATGATTTCGATGCGCATCCCGAAGTATATGAAGTGGATTACGGATAATTTAGAAGCTTAG